From Corynebacterium sp. BD556, the proteins below share one genomic window:
- the tsaD gene encoding tRNA (adenosine(37)-N6)-threonylcarbamoyltransferase complex transferase subunit TsaD: MIVLGIESSCDETGVGVVRLDSDGSMEVLADAVASSMQQHARFGGVVPEIASRAHLESMPQVMEEALREAGVDKPDAVAATIGPGLAGALLVGASAAKAYAAAWGVPFYGVNHLGGHVAVANLDDDRELPHSIALLVSGGHTQLLEVDAVGKPMRELGSTLDDAAGEAYDKVSRLLGLGYPGGPVVDKFAQKGNPSAIDFPRGLSKAEDLRGEHRYDFSFSGLKTAVARYVEKAEADGRVISVEDVCASFQEAVCDVLTKKAMLACADTGARTLLLGGGVAANSRLRELAAKRCADNGIELRIPRFSLCTDNGVMIAALAAQLIHEGAQGSDLAAATNPSLEVEVPLV, from the coding sequence ATGATTGTCTTGGGCATTGAATCCTCCTGCGACGAAACGGGCGTGGGTGTGGTGCGGCTGGATTCGGACGGTTCGATGGAGGTACTCGCGGATGCGGTGGCGTCGTCGATGCAGCAGCACGCCCGATTTGGCGGGGTCGTGCCGGAGATCGCGTCGCGGGCCCACCTAGAATCCATGCCGCAGGTGATGGAGGAGGCGTTGCGTGAGGCGGGCGTCGACAAGCCTGATGCTGTCGCCGCAACGATCGGCCCGGGCCTGGCGGGTGCGCTGCTAGTTGGTGCTTCGGCGGCGAAGGCCTATGCCGCGGCGTGGGGGGTGCCTTTCTACGGTGTCAATCACCTGGGTGGGCACGTTGCCGTAGCGAATCTTGATGATGACCGCGAATTGCCGCACTCGATCGCCTTGCTTGTCTCCGGCGGGCACACACAGCTACTGGAAGTCGACGCGGTGGGCAAGCCGATGCGGGAATTGGGCTCTACCCTTGACGATGCCGCCGGCGAAGCCTACGACAAAGTTTCACGCCTGCTGGGGTTGGGCTATCCGGGCGGGCCGGTTGTGGACAAGTTTGCGCAGAAGGGAAACCCTTCGGCTATCGATTTTCCGCGGGGGCTAAGCAAGGCCGAGGACCTGCGCGGTGAGCACCGCTATGATTTTTCTTTTTCCGGGCTGAAAACCGCTGTCGCGCGCTACGTGGAGAAGGCGGAAGCCGACGGGCGAGTGATTTCGGTGGAGGATGTGTGCGCTTCTTTCCAAGAAGCCGTTTGCGATGTGCTGACTAAGAAAGCAATGTTGGCTTGCGCGGACACGGGCGCGCGGACGCTGCTTTTAGGTGGGGGTGTTGCGGCGAATTCGCGGTTGCGTGAGCTGGCTGCGAAGCGTTGCGCGGACAATGGCATTGAGCTGCGTATCCCACGGTTTTCCCTGTGCACCGATAACGGTGTGATGATCGCGGCGTTGGCTGCCCAGCTAATCCACGAGGGTGCACAGGGGTCCGATTTGGCCGCCGCGACGAACCCTTCGTTGGAGGTGGAGGTTCCCCTGGTTTAG
- the groL gene encoding chaperonin GroEL (60 kDa chaperone family; promotes refolding of misfolded polypeptides especially under stressful conditions; forms two stacked rings of heptamers to form a barrel-shaped 14mer; ends can be capped by GroES; misfolded proteins enter the barrel where they are refolded when GroES binds), whose product MAKLIAFDQEAREGIQRGVDTLADAVKVTLGPRGRNVVLSKAWGGPTVTNDGVTIARDIDLEDPFENLGAQLVKSVAVKTNDIAGDGTTTATLLAQALVAEGLRNVAAGANPVALNHGIRAAAEKVVEELINRATPVSSSTEIANVATVSSRDPEVGAMVAGAMDKVGKDGVLTVEESQSIESYVDITEGISFDKGFLSPYFMTDPEAGQAVLEDARVLLVRNKISSLPDFLPLLEQVANDSVPLLIIAEDVDGEPLQTLVVNSIRKSIKVVAVKSPYFGERRKAFMDDLAVVTNATVIDPEVGINLKDATLEHLGSARRISVTKDDTVIVDGAGTAEAVEERRAQIRRDIEATDSTWDKEKMEERLAKLSGGVAVLRVGAATETEVNERKLRVEDAINAARAAAQEGIIAGGGSALVQIAKELVGYAEQFQGEEKTGVLAVSRALVKPAFWIAENAGLDGSVVVSKIAELGNGEGFNAATLEYGNLLEQGIIDPVKVTHSAVVNAASVARMVLTTEASVVTKPEEDSTQHSHGHAH is encoded by the coding sequence ATGGCAAAACTCATTGCATTTGACCAGGAAGCTCGCGAGGGCATCCAACGTGGCGTGGACACCCTCGCCGACGCCGTTAAGGTCACCCTCGGCCCCCGCGGCCGCAACGTGGTCCTGTCTAAGGCGTGGGGCGGGCCGACTGTCACCAACGACGGCGTGACCATCGCCCGCGACATCGATCTTGAGGATCCTTTCGAAAACCTCGGTGCGCAGCTTGTGAAGTCCGTGGCCGTCAAGACCAACGACATCGCCGGTGATGGCACCACCACCGCGACCCTTCTGGCCCAGGCGCTCGTCGCCGAAGGTCTGCGCAACGTCGCCGCCGGCGCTAACCCGGTAGCTTTGAACCACGGCATCCGCGCTGCAGCCGAGAAGGTTGTCGAAGAACTGATAAACCGCGCCACCCCGGTGTCGTCCTCTACCGAGATCGCCAACGTGGCCACCGTGTCCTCTCGCGACCCGGAAGTCGGCGCGATGGTTGCCGGCGCCATGGACAAGGTGGGCAAAGACGGTGTACTCACCGTCGAGGAATCCCAGTCGATCGAGTCCTACGTGGACATTACCGAGGGTATTTCCTTTGACAAGGGTTTCCTTTCCCCCTACTTCATGACGGACCCAGAAGCCGGCCAGGCCGTGTTGGAGGACGCCCGCGTGCTCCTGGTACGCAACAAGATCTCCTCCCTGCCGGACTTCCTGCCCCTTTTGGAGCAGGTCGCCAACGACTCCGTACCGTTGCTGATCATTGCGGAAGACGTCGACGGCGAGCCGCTGCAGACCCTGGTGGTCAACTCGATCCGCAAGTCGATCAAGGTTGTCGCCGTGAAGTCGCCCTACTTCGGTGAGCGCCGCAAGGCATTCATGGACGACCTGGCGGTTGTCACTAACGCCACCGTCATCGACCCGGAGGTTGGCATCAACCTCAAAGACGCTACCCTTGAGCACCTCGGTTCCGCCCGCCGCATTAGCGTGACGAAGGACGACACCGTCATCGTCGACGGTGCGGGCACCGCCGAGGCCGTTGAGGAGCGCCGTGCGCAGATCCGGCGCGACATCGAGGCCACCGACTCGACCTGGGACAAGGAAAAGATGGAGGAGCGCCTCGCTAAGCTCTCCGGAGGAGTTGCTGTGCTGCGCGTCGGCGCCGCCACCGAAACCGAGGTCAACGAGCGCAAACTGCGCGTCGAAGACGCCATCAACGCCGCGCGCGCCGCAGCCCAAGAAGGCATCATCGCTGGCGGCGGTTCCGCCCTGGTGCAGATTGCCAAAGAGCTTGTAGGCTACGCCGAGCAGTTCCAGGGCGAGGAGAAAACCGGTGTGCTCGCCGTTTCCCGCGCACTGGTCAAGCCAGCTTTCTGGATCGCCGAAAACGCTGGACTCGACGGCTCCGTTGTGGTGTCCAAGATTGCCGAGCTGGGCAACGGTGAAGGTTTTAACGCCGCCACGCTTGAGTACGGCAACCTCCTTGAGCAGGGCATCATCGACCCTGTCAAGGTCACTCACTCCGCTGTAGTCAACGCGGCCTCCGTGGCTCGCATGGTGCTAACCACCGAAGCTTCCGTTGTGACGAAGCCGGAGGAGGACAGCACCCAGCACTCCCACGGTCACGCCCACTAG
- a CDS encoding WhiB family transcriptional regulator: MSQPHLLPGPNADFWDWQLRGACRGEASEVFYHPDGERGRARTQRENRAKAICYSCPVLTQCRDHALRAAEPYGIWGGMSESERQAVLRGGSHGMKVAASAASSR; this comes from the coding sequence ATGTCACAACCCCACCTGCTTCCGGGACCGAACGCGGACTTTTGGGATTGGCAACTGCGCGGCGCGTGCCGCGGCGAAGCCTCCGAGGTTTTCTACCACCCGGACGGGGAGCGCGGACGCGCTCGGACCCAGCGTGAAAACCGCGCCAAGGCCATCTGTTACTCCTGTCCGGTACTCACCCAGTGCCGCGACCACGCGCTGAGGGCGGCGGAGCCTTACGGCATTTGGGGTGGCATGAGCGAATCCGAGCGCCAGGCAGTGCTGCGCGGCGGCTCCCACGGTATGAAGGTTGCCGCTTCGGCGGCCTCCTCCCGCTAG
- the groES gene encoding co-chaperone GroES produces the protein MANVNIKPLEDKVLVQIAEAETTTASGLVIPDSAAEKPQEAVVIAVGPGRLDDQGNRIAIDVKEGDTVVFSKYGGTELKYNGEEYLLLSARDLLAVVEK, from the coding sequence ATGGCAAACGTCAACATCAAGCCGCTCGAAGACAAAGTTCTCGTCCAGATCGCCGAGGCCGAAACCACCACCGCCTCCGGCCTGGTAATCCCGGATTCCGCAGCAGAAAAGCCCCAGGAAGCCGTCGTCATTGCCGTCGGCCCGGGCCGCCTCGACGATCAGGGCAACCGCATCGCCATCGACGTCAAGGAAGGCGACACTGTGGTGTTTTCTAAGTACGGCGGCACCGAGCTGAAGTACAACGGCGAGGAGTACCTGCTCCTGTCTGCCCGCGACCTGCTGGCCGTCGTCGAAAAGTAA